The Mangrovibacillus cuniculi sequence AAACGAACTTGGCGTACGAAGAAGACGTGAAGGATCCTGCAGAGCCGAAAGAAACGAAAGAACTAGGTGCTATCACATTTGATTCGACAACTTTCCAATATCCTACCTCTAATGTGAAAAATTTAGAGGACGTATTCGTTAGTATTCAAGCCGGTCAAACGCTCGGCATTGTTGGAAAAACAGGAAGTGGAAAAACGACTTTCTTAAAACAACTTCTTAGAGAGTATCCAAACGGCGAAGGTACAATATCTATCTCAGACGTTGATATCACCCTGCAAACGAAAGATCACGTGCGCTCTAAGATTGGTTATGTTCCCCAGGATCATGTGTTATTCTCTCGTTCGGTAAGAGAGAACATTTTGTTTGGGTATGAGAATGCTACTGAAAATGAATTAGAGCATGCGATTAAATTAGCAGCTTTTGATAAAGATTTAACCTTCTTACCAGATGGACTAGAAACATTAGTAGGAGAAAAAGGTGTGGCACTATCTGGAGGGCAAAAGCAACGTATTTCCATTGCTCGTGCAATGGTTTTAAATCCAGATATTTTAATTCTCGATGATTCTCTTTCAGCGGTGGATGCAAAAACAGAAACACGTATTATTGAAAATATCCAGGGTGAGCGTAGCGGTAAAACAACATTAATCACAACACATAGATTATCAGCAGTAGAGCACGCTGATCAAATTATTGTACTAGATCAAGGAAAAGTTATTCAAAAAGGAACACACGAAGAACTAATTGCTCAACTAGGGTGGTATCAAGAGCAATTCGTTCGTCAACAAATTGAAAGAAATGTAGAAGAGGGGGTGCAGGTATGAGTGTTGGACGTAGATTAACACAATATGCCTTGCACATGAAAGGGATGATTGTGTTCGCCTTATTCATGCTTACCATAGCGGTAGCAGCGGAATTAGGAGGACCATACATTGCTAAAATCGTCATTGACGATCATGTATTAGGAATAGAATCTAACTGGTACCAGGTAAATGAAAAAGCAACAGATACTGTTGAATTTAATGGCAACTATTATGTTAGAGAGAAATATGCATCAGGAGTTCAAAAAGCTGGTGCAGAGGTAAGTGTGGTTCAAGTTGAAAGAGACTTTATCTTTGTTAACGAGCCAGTACCACTAACAGGTGGTCGTTCCTTTGAGAATGGGGTATTAACAATCTCTGAAAACGATAGGGTAGAAAACTTTTCAGCACAGAAAATTCCTGCAACAGAGTTATTTGGATTTTTCCAGCCAGAAGTAAAAAGAATTGCAGGATGGCTTAGTTTTTATCTTGGATTATTAATTTTCGCTGCATTTTTCCAGTATGGTCAGAGATATTATTTACAAAAAGCAGCAAACCGAATTATTCAAAAAATGCGTAACGATGTGTTCCAGCACATTTCTCGTTTACCAATTAAGTACTTTGATAATTTGCCAGCGGGAAAAGTAGTTGCACGAATTACGAATGATACAGAAGCTATTCGTGATCTATATGTAACCGTCCTTTCTACGTTTTTTGCAAGTGCAATCAACATGATAGGTATCTATATCGCTCTATTTATTTTAGACGTTCAACTGGCATCGATTGTTTTAATTTTGATTCCAATTTTAGTGGTTTGGATCTGGTTTTATAGAAAGTACGCTTCAAAATATAACCGTGTCATCCGTTCTAAAAACAGTGAAATCAATGCGATGGTAAATGAATCAATAAACGGTATGACCATTATTCAAGCGTTTAGAAGAGAGAAGAAAACGAACGAAGAGTTTGAAGAATTAAATAAGACTCATTTTGAATATCAAAATAAGCTCTTGAATTTAAATTCTTTGTTATCTCATAACATGGTTAATATCCTACGAACTGCAGCACTATTTGCTCTTGTATGGTATTTTGGGGCAGGCTCCTTACAAATTCAATCGTTCGTAACATTAGGTGTTTTATATGCATTTGTTGAGTATTTATCTCGTCTTTTTCATCCTGTCAGTGGAATTGTTAACCAGCTTGCTAACCTAGAGCAAGCGTTAGTAGCTGGAGAACGTGTCTTCAAGCTTATGGATGAAGATGGGGTGGATGTAGAAGATCAAAAGATGCAACGATACGAGGGAAATGTAGCGTTTAAGGATGTATCTTTTGCTTATAAGGGTGATGATTATGTTCTTAAGAACATCTCATTTGAAGCCAAAAAAGGGGAAACAGTAGCACTTGTAGGTCATACGGGTTCAGGGAAAAGTTCAATTATGAATCTCTTGTTCCGTTTTTATGACAGTTCTAAAGGGGAAATAGTTATTGATGGAAAGAACATTCAAGACATTCCATTACAAACACTACGAGATCATATGGGGATTGTATTACAAGATCCGTATTTATTTACTGGAACTATTGCGTCGAATGTTAGTCTCGATGACCCTCGAATTTCCAGGGAAATAGTCGAAAAAGCATTGAAAGATGTCGGAGCGGATCGAGTATTTACACATTTGGAAAACGGATATGACGAACCGGTTATTGAGAAAGGTAGTACGCTTTCTTCTGGTCAACGACAGTTAATTTCCTTTGCCCGAGCACTTGCTTTTAATCCAGCAATACTGATACTTGATGAAGCGACATCTAGTATTGATACGGAAACGGAGTCAATTATACAAGAAGCGATGGAAGTGTTGAAAAAAGGACGAACAACATTTATGATCGCTCACCGTTTATCGACCATAAAAAATGCAG is a genomic window containing:
- a CDS encoding ABC transporter ATP-binding protein, which gives rise to MSVGRRLTQYALHMKGMIVFALFMLTIAVAAELGGPYIAKIVIDDHVLGIESNWYQVNEKATDTVEFNGNYYVREKYASGVQKAGAEVSVVQVERDFIFVNEPVPLTGGRSFENGVLTISENDRVENFSAQKIPATELFGFFQPEVKRIAGWLSFYLGLLIFAAFFQYGQRYYLQKAANRIIQKMRNDVFQHISRLPIKYFDNLPAGKVVARITNDTEAIRDLYVTVLSTFFASAINMIGIYIALFILDVQLASIVLILIPILVVWIWFYRKYASKYNRVIRSKNSEINAMVNESINGMTIIQAFRREKKTNEEFEELNKTHFEYQNKLLNLNSLLSHNMVNILRTAALFALVWYFGAGSLQIQSFVTLGVLYAFVEYLSRLFHPVSGIVNQLANLEQALVAGERVFKLMDEDGVDVEDQKMQRYEGNVAFKDVSFAYKGDDYVLKNISFEAKKGETVALVGHTGSGKSSIMNLLFRFYDSSKGEIVIDGKNIQDIPLQTLRDHMGIVLQDPYLFTGTIASNVSLDDPRISREIVEKALKDVGADRVFTHLENGYDEPVIEKGSTLSSGQRQLISFARALAFNPAILILDEATSSIDTETESIIQEAMEVLKKGRTTFMIAHRLSTIKNADQILVLDRGEIVEKGSHDELMEKKGKYYQMYELQKGNIAS